A window of the Candidatus Nitrosotalea okcheonensis genome harbors these coding sequences:
- a CDS encoding ACT domain-containing protein — MRTPNLSVPDAVREIITKNRSIYDCIKMGLINYTSLAIKLQKEVESQVGGPVNPNTIVVAIKRYADSFEKKDEMQNETVLKNARLSLTDGIVDIKFFSEDFEMKDAIDLMDRFMRVDPDYEFFRSTDSFRFLTEDISDVRKILESFSSHRNFFQTGLAKITIHIPESEHSSDVVSYVSEILHDNGIELFNAFFGQDYIVTVLHEKDAARAYQILRSEISR, encoded by the coding sequence ATGCGAACCCCTAATCTTTCAGTTCCTGATGCTGTAAGAGAGATAATTACAAAAAATAGATCTATTTACGACTGCATCAAAATGGGCTTGATCAATTACACATCATTGGCGATAAAACTCCAAAAGGAAGTCGAGTCTCAAGTAGGAGGCCCAGTGAACCCCAATACAATTGTGGTTGCAATCAAAAGATACGCAGACTCTTTCGAAAAAAAAGATGAAATGCAAAATGAGACAGTATTGAAAAATGCAAGACTTTCTCTGACTGATGGAATTGTAGACATTAAATTTTTCTCAGAAGATTTTGAAATGAAGGATGCTATAGATTTGATGGATAGATTTATGCGAGTTGATCCAGACTATGAGTTTTTTCGATCTACCGATTCTTTTAGGTTTTTGACTGAGGACATAAGTGATGTAAGAAAAATTTTAGAATCTTTTTCATCACATAGGAACTTCTTTCAGACCGGGTTGGCAAAGATAACCATACACATTCCCGAATCTGAGCACAGTTCTGATGTGGTTTCGTACGTGTCTGAGATTTTACATGATAATGGAATCGAGCTTTTTAATGCGTTTTTCGGACAAGATTACATAGTAACAGTCTTGCATGAAAAAGATGCTGCCAGAGCATACCAAATTTTAAGAAGTGAAATTTCTCGCTAG